The following are from one region of the Chloracidobacterium sp. genome:
- the wecB gene encoding UDP-N-acetylglucosamine 2-epimerase (non-hydrolyzing) has translation MIVHQPKILVLFGTRPEAIKLAPVIKELEKQSIETVVVSSSQHGHLIQPFLDLFGVVVDHDLRVMREKQSLNDVCFRVIERLDKLLQAESPDVIVVQGDTTTALAGAIAAFNRNIAIGHVEAGLRSSDRNSPFPEEMNRRLISVLATFHFAATEQNRCTLISEGVDPDSVIVTGNPVVDSLNSVVENLRPGERFASVLEATRGLKRILLTTHRRESFGAAMSANLRVLKEFVKKHDDVCLLFPVHPNPNVRSVTESILGDAERVVLLEPLGYSDFVAAMLNSWLIVSDSGGVQEEAPSLGKPLLVLRQNTERPEAVTAGVARLVGGDPKELERLLQENYDDDTWIRSLSSIPNPFGDGLAAKRIAEFFKNNWRGRASAKMRRR, from the coding sequence ATGATTGTTCATCAACCGAAGATATTGGTACTTTTTGGGACCCGGCCCGAGGCGATCAAGCTTGCGCCGGTCATCAAAGAACTGGAGAAGCAGTCCATCGAAACTGTTGTCGTTTCGTCAAGCCAGCACGGGCATTTAATTCAGCCATTCTTGGATCTTTTTGGGGTTGTGGTTGATCATGACCTCCGCGTTATGCGCGAGAAACAGAGCCTAAATGATGTCTGCTTTCGTGTGATCGAACGGTTAGACAAATTGCTGCAAGCCGAATCACCCGATGTGATCGTCGTCCAAGGCGATACCACCACCGCTCTTGCCGGCGCAATTGCCGCGTTCAATAGAAACATTGCGATCGGCCACGTAGAAGCTGGTCTTCGTTCCAGCGATCGTAATAGCCCATTTCCGGAGGAAATGAATCGGCGATTGATATCCGTGCTTGCAACATTTCATTTCGCTGCAACAGAGCAAAATCGCTGTACACTCATTTCCGAAGGAGTCGATCCGGATTCGGTCATTGTAACGGGCAACCCGGTTGTTGATTCCCTAAATTCGGTCGTTGAGAATCTTAGGCCAGGTGAACGGTTCGCCTCCGTTCTAGAAGCGACCCGTGGCCTGAAGCGAATATTGCTCACGACCCATCGACGCGAGAGTTTTGGTGCGGCGATGTCTGCAAATCTACGAGTGCTTAAGGAATTCGTGAAAAAACACGACGATGTATGCCTTCTGTTCCCCGTTCATCCAAATCCGAATGTTAGGTCTGTGACTGAATCGATTCTTGGCGACGCTGAAAGGGTTGTCTTGCTCGAACCGCTGGGCTACTCTGATTTTGTAGCGGCAATGTTGAACTCATGGCTTATCGTGTCTGACTCGGGCGGCGTTCAAGAGGAAGCCCCGAGTCTCGGTAAGCCGCTTTTGGTCCTCCGTCAAAACACAGAACGACCAGAAGCCGTAACGGCTGGAGTCGCCAGACTTGTTGGCGGTGACCCGAAAGAACTCGAGCGTCTACTTCAAGAGAATTATGACGATGATACGTGGATTCGGTCGTTGAGCTCAATTCCAAACCCCTTCGGCGACGGTCTTGCCGCCAAGAGAATTGCTGAATTCTTCAAAAACAACTGGAGAGGAAGAGCTTCCGCAAAAATGAGACGCCGGTAA
- a CDS encoding DUF3473 domain-containing protein, which produces MRSPAHPKCHLLTVLVEDYFQVGAFEKLIQERNWANFATRYENNTLKALDLLDQFDTKATFFVLGWIAEQNPGLVHEIASRGHEIASRGYYHRSLKNLTPDEFREDLRRTNHALELASGQKVIGYRSAEKLEFGRDKWVLDELASEGFVYDASFMPSRRDDRVDRFAREVKTAEQSIWEFPYSTVDLGIGLLPISGGNYIRQIPFSLLKHAITNWDRSFKQPFVFYFHVWELDPEQPRISAATYLNRIRHYRKLDKMGWVIRENLRRYQFSSVAAYLGINDQPVLPESIRYTSDEKFEIRDPHPSSDSHLPVSIVIPCYNECEALPYLANTLRGVEMKLLDAGYRSQFLFVDDGSTDATLEKLNELFGTKKNVQFVRHDTNMGVAAAIFTGLKSSETEIVCSMDCDCTYDPLHLVDMLPLLDSSTDMVTASPYHREGEVRNVPGWRLFLSKGASFLYRRTLNTKLFTYTSCFRVYRRDSVIQLDMQEGGFLGVAEMLGKLDLAGGKIVEYPATLEVRLFGASKMKTAKTIFGHLRLLSRLGRLRFFGKTHQIKPSLPRDTVKTESKERERNIER; this is translated from the coding sequence ATGAGGTCTCCTGCCCATCCAAAGTGCCACTTATTAACGGTCCTGGTTGAGGATTATTTTCAAGTTGGAGCTTTCGAGAAATTGATCCAGGAACGTAACTGGGCCAATTTTGCAACGCGTTATGAGAACAATACGTTAAAGGCCCTTGATCTCTTAGATCAGTTCGATACGAAAGCGACATTCTTTGTCCTTGGATGGATAGCCGAACAAAACCCGGGCCTGGTTCATGAGATCGCATCGAGAGGGCATGAGATCGCATCTCGTGGCTACTATCATAGGAGTCTAAAGAATTTAACACCCGATGAGTTTCGCGAAGACCTTCGTCGAACTAACCACGCCCTCGAGCTTGCGTCAGGTCAAAAGGTAATTGGATATAGATCGGCAGAGAAACTTGAATTCGGAAGGGACAAATGGGTGCTCGATGAGCTTGCGAGCGAGGGTTTCGTTTATGATGCTTCGTTCATGCCTTCAAGACGTGACGATCGAGTCGATAGGTTTGCGCGTGAAGTGAAGACCGCCGAACAGTCTATATGGGAGTTTCCGTATTCGACTGTTGACCTGGGTATCGGACTTTTGCCGATATCGGGCGGTAATTACATTCGACAAATCCCGTTTTCACTTCTAAAGCACGCGATAACGAATTGGGATCGAAGTTTCAAACAACCGTTCGTCTTTTATTTCCACGTTTGGGAGCTTGATCCTGAGCAACCGCGAATCTCGGCTGCTACCTATCTAAATCGCATTCGTCATTACCGAAAGCTCGATAAAATGGGTTGGGTGATCCGTGAGAATTTACGACGGTATCAGTTTTCCAGTGTTGCCGCCTATCTTGGTATCAACGATCAACCTGTCTTGCCCGAATCGATCCGGTACACAAGTGACGAGAAGTTCGAAATTCGTGATCCGCACCCGTCATCTGACTCTCACTTACCTGTATCGATCGTAATTCCCTGCTACAACGAATGTGAGGCGCTTCCCTATCTTGCTAATACTCTCCGAGGAGTCGAGATGAAACTGTTGGACGCCGGTTATCGTTCCCAATTCCTATTTGTCGATGATGGGAGCACCGATGCGACGTTGGAAAAACTAAATGAACTTTTTGGAACGAAGAAAAATGTACAATTCGTTCGACATGATACAAATATGGGCGTGGCAGCCGCAATATTTACTGGACTGAAATCCTCGGAAACTGAGATTGTGTGTTCTATGGACTGTGATTGCACATATGATCCGCTACATCTTGTGGATATGCTACCACTCTTGGATTCGAGTACAGATATGGTCACGGCATCGCCATACCATCGGGAAGGCGAGGTGAGAAACGTCCCGGGTTGGAGGCTCTTTCTATCAAAAGGAGCCTCGTTCCTTTATCGCAGAACTTTGAACACCAAATTGTTCACTTATACCAGTTGCTTTCGTGTGTATCGGCGAGACTCGGTGATCCAACTTGATATGCAGGAGGGCGGTTTTCTCGGTGTCGCGGAAATGTTGGGTAAACTCGATTTGGCGGGGGGAAAGATCGTTGAGTACCCGGCGACTCTCGAAGTACGACTTTTCGGGGCATCGAAGATGAAAACGGCGAAGACGATCTTCGGTCATCTGAGACTTTTATCACGGCTGGGAAGGTTGAGATTCTTTGGGAAAACGCATCAAATTAAACCTTCTTTGCCAAGAGACACGGTAAAAACCGAATCTAAAGAAAGGGAAAGAAACATAGAACGTTAA
- a CDS encoding NAD(P)/FAD-dependent oxidoreductase, producing the protein MTFERSSRSLMGQNIAIVGGGFLGLTIALRCAQRGNTVTIFESASEIGGLASAWQIGGVTWDKHYHVTLLSDQYTRRIVEELGLGEEFRWVETKTGFYTDGKLHSMSNTLEFLRFPPLDILSKLRLGATIFYASRLKNWRTLERIPVEDWLTGLSGRKTFEKMWLPLLRAKLGDAYKQTSAAFIWATIQRMYAARNSGLKKEMFGYVRGGYARVLKRFGEELVQLGVKMVLNSKVEAVEATQSDGVRIECKGTFQDFDKAVLTCPPKVAAKLLPQLTAEERLAYEAIRYQGIICVSVLLKQPISDFYVTNITDDTPFTGIIEMSALVDKSEFGGNSLVYLPKYVESDDPIFDVADDKVVENFLTGFAAMYANFRREDVVDLRISRVREVFPLPVLNYSAGIPNTSVSIPNVFVLNSSHITNGTLNVNETIQLAEDFSMAEYI; encoded by the coding sequence ATGACATTTGAAAGATCAAGTCGATCTCTAATGGGCCAGAACATAGCAATTGTAGGCGGCGGATTTCTCGGTCTGACGATTGCTCTCCGTTGTGCACAGCGAGGCAACACTGTAACGATCTTTGAATCCGCATCCGAGATCGGTGGGCTTGCTTCAGCATGGCAGATCGGCGGCGTTACCTGGGACAAGCATTACCACGTAACGCTGTTGTCCGACCAGTACACACGTCGAATCGTCGAAGAACTCGGTCTGGGCGAAGAATTCCGTTGGGTTGAAACGAAGACTGGATTCTATACCGACGGAAAGCTGCACTCGATGTCGAACACTTTAGAATTCCTCCGCTTCCCGCCTCTCGACATCCTGAGCAAACTTCGTCTTGGCGCCACTATCTTCTATGCTTCAAGGTTGAAGAACTGGCGAACTCTTGAGAGGATTCCGGTTGAAGATTGGCTTACTGGTCTTTCGGGCAGAAAAACCTTCGAGAAAATGTGGCTTCCGCTGCTGCGTGCAAAGCTTGGGGATGCGTATAAACAAACCTCTGCGGCCTTTATTTGGGCGACCATTCAACGCATGTATGCCGCCAGGAATTCAGGTCTCAAGAAAGAGATGTTCGGGTACGTCCGGGGCGGTTATGCGAGGGTCCTCAAACGCTTTGGCGAAGAACTGGTTCAGTTGGGTGTTAAGATGGTCTTAAACAGCAAGGTCGAGGCCGTTGAAGCGACCCAGAGCGACGGCGTCCGCATTGAATGTAAAGGAACATTCCAGGACTTCGATAAGGCCGTGCTTACGTGTCCACCAAAGGTTGCAGCGAAATTGTTGCCGCAATTGACCGCCGAAGAGCGTTTGGCTTATGAGGCGATACGATATCAGGGAATCATCTGCGTCTCAGTGCTGCTGAAACAACCGATCTCGGATTTCTACGTAACGAACATCACCGATGACACGCCATTCACGGGAATAATAGAAATGTCGGCATTGGTAGACAAAAGCGAATTTGGCGGTAACTCGCTAGTCTATCTGCCGAAGTACGTGGAATCTGACGATCCAATATTCGATGTTGCTGATGATAAAGTAGTTGAGAACTTTCTGACTGGTTTTGCGGCAATGTATGCGAATTTCAGACGAGAGGATGTTGTCGATCTTAGGATCTCGAGGGTCCGAGAGGTATTCCCTCTACCGGTGTTAAATTATTCGGCCGGGATCCCGAATACATCGGTATCGATCCCAAATGTGTTCGTGCTTAATTCGTCGCACATCACGAATGGTACCTTAAACGTAAACGAAACCATTCAACTCGCAGAGGACTTTTCAATGGCGGAGTACATTTGA
- a CDS encoding Gfo/Idh/MocA family oxidoreductase yields the protein MSKLRFGLIGTGGIAQTYSQAFVASECCSLVAVADLRKESADAFAEPFGALSFGDYKELAEKAEIDAVIIATPPVSHPEIAEYFMERGVHVLCEKPLCLTIADAERMIATADRCGTVFTMASKFRYVEDVIKAKSLVASGILGDIVQFDNSFTAKVDMSKRWNADKSISGGGVLMDNGTHSVDIIRYFLGPVTEVLAVESGGTQGLSVDENVRLMAKTENGIVATVDLTWGISKELPYFISIYGTNGTIHIGWRESKYRLNSSPDWIVFGKGYDKVQAFRSKIENFRNAIKEKEELLIDQDAALASVKVIDAAYRSLSANHWQSVTEKSGAVGSGGKSKVAGWVTVLSAVTANDSIQSLAAVVI from the coding sequence ATGAGTAAATTACGATTCGGACTTATAGGTACTGGCGGCATTGCCCAAACCTATTCTCAGGCGTTCGTGGCAAGCGAATGCTGTTCGTTAGTCGCGGTTGCAGACCTTCGCAAAGAATCGGCCGATGCTTTTGCTGAACCATTCGGAGCATTGTCATTTGGCGATTACAAAGAACTCGCTGAAAAAGCTGAGATCGATGCAGTGATCATAGCAACTCCGCCAGTATCCCACCCGGAGATCGCTGAATATTTTATGGAGCGTGGCGTCCATGTGCTATGTGAAAAGCCATTGTGTCTGACTATCGCTGATGCGGAACGCATGATCGCAACCGCTGATCGATGCGGGACGGTCTTTACAATGGCTTCGAAGTTCCGCTACGTCGAAGATGTGATAAAGGCCAAGTCATTAGTTGCCTCGGGCATTCTCGGCGATATTGTTCAATTCGACAATTCCTTTACTGCCAAAGTGGACATGTCGAAAAGATGGAACGCTGATAAATCGATCTCTGGCGGCGGGGTCTTAATGGACAACGGCACCCACTCGGTCGATATTATTCGCTATTTCCTTGGACCGGTCACCGAAGTTCTAGCAGTCGAATCCGGCGGCACTCAAGGCCTATCTGTTGACGAAAACGTCCGCCTAATGGCAAAAACAGAAAACGGGATCGTTGCAACTGTTGATCTTACTTGGGGGATAAGTAAAGAATTACCTTATTTTATAAGCATCTACGGCACAAATGGCACAATCCACATCGGTTGGCGCGAATCAAAATATCGGCTTAATTCATCGCCTGACTGGATCGTTTTTGGTAAGGGCTATGACAAAGTGCAGGCATTCAGGTCTAAGATCGAGAATTTCCGGAACGCGATCAAAGAAAAAGAGGAACTACTGATCGATCAGGACGCTGCCCTCGCATCGGTTAAAGTGATCGATGCGGCTTACAGGTCATTATCCGCAAATCATTGGCAGTCCGTGACCGAGAAAAGTGGGGCTGTTGGAAGTGGTGGAAAGAGTAAGGTTGCCGGCTGGGTAACGGTACTCTCGGCCGTCACAGCCAACGATTCAATTCAGTCACTTGCCGCGGTCGTTATTTGA
- a CDS encoding polysaccharide deacetylase family protein, which produces MSKPTNKPIASLSLDLDNKWSYMKTHGDSGWESFPSYLDIVVPRVLRFLKERDLSITFFIVGQDAALEKNHEVLSQIPKAGHEVGNHSFNHEPWLHLYSRDELDEEFIRSEAAIAEATGEMPKGFRGPGFSLSPTVLEVLTERGYDYDCSTFPTFIAPLARAYYFFNAVEMSEKEKEKRKLLFGKFSDGFAPLKPYRLIVNQRSIIEIPVTTLPIAKTPIHLSYIIYLSTFSKSVALAYWKTAIRLCKAKGIQPSILLHPLDFMTADDAPELSFFPGMRLSIENKIELVSETIGALSRHFDIVSMADFVGTLEQQTLPVRENVSGNELFASTAQG; this is translated from the coding sequence ATGTCAAAACCAACCAACAAACCCATCGCGAGCCTTTCGTTGGACCTTGATAACAAATGGTCCTACATGAAGACGCATGGCGATAGTGGTTGGGAAAGTTTCCCCTCGTACCTGGATATCGTTGTACCGCGGGTTCTGAGATTTCTGAAGGAACGCGATCTTAGTATAACTTTCTTCATTGTTGGACAGGACGCAGCCCTTGAAAAGAACCACGAAGTACTGTCACAGATCCCAAAGGCCGGCCACGAAGTCGGAAACCACTCGTTCAATCACGAACCGTGGCTCCATCTCTATTCCCGCGATGAGCTTGACGAGGAGTTTATTCGCTCCGAGGCTGCAATAGCTGAAGCCACAGGTGAAATGCCAAAAGGCTTCCGGGGCCCGGGCTTTAGTCTCTCGCCTACCGTGTTAGAGGTGCTAACTGAGCGTGGTTACGACTACGATTGCTCGACTTTTCCAACGTTCATAGCTCCGTTGGCTCGGGCATATTACTTTTTCAATGCTGTCGAAATGTCCGAAAAGGAAAAGGAAAAGCGAAAACTCCTTTTCGGCAAGTTTTCAGATGGCTTTGCTCCTCTAAAACCGTACCGGCTGATCGTGAACCAACGGTCGATCATCGAAATTCCGGTAACGACGCTACCGATCGCTAAGACGCCGATTCATTTGAGTTATATAATATACCTTTCAACTTTCTCTAAATCGGTTGCTTTGGCGTATTGGAAAACCGCGATACGCCTCTGCAAAGCAAAAGGCATTCAACCATCTATATTGTTGCATCCTCTCGATTTCATGACCGCCGACGACGCGCCTGAGCTGTCATTTTTCCCGGGGATGAGACTTAGCATCGAAAACAAGATCGAGCTTGTAAGCGAGACGATAGGGGCACTTTCCCGCCACTTCGATATAGTCTCGATGGCCGACTTTGTAGGCACGCTTGAGCAGCAAACGCTTCCGGTGCGGGAAAACGTGTCAGGCAATGAACTCTTTGCCTCAACCGCTCAAGGATAA
- a CDS encoding N-acetyltransferase — protein MMVRIHPTAIIEEDVVLGEGSSIWDNVHIRHGARIGDECIVGEKSYIAYDVQIGNRVKINAMVYICAAVTIEDGVMISASTTFTNDRFPRATFPDLKSLRPSEPDEHTLPTIVREGATIGAGCIIGNDLEIGRWSMVGMGSVVTKNVPDFHLVIGSPARSIGAVCKCGLLFHRFPGPELPEYACECGLKYMIHGTSVSSADDI, from the coding sequence ATTATGGTTAGGATACACCCGACAGCGATAATCGAAGAAGACGTCGTACTTGGCGAAGGTTCAAGCATTTGGGACAATGTGCACATCCGACACGGTGCAAGGATCGGCGACGAGTGTATCGTTGGTGAAAAGTCGTACATCGCATATGACGTTCAAATTGGTAATCGCGTAAAAATTAACGCGATGGTTTATATCTGTGCCGCCGTTACCATCGAGGATGGCGTGATGATATCGGCCTCAACGACATTTACAAACGACCGTTTTCCCAGAGCTACCTTTCCGGATTTGAAATCACTTCGGCCTAGTGAACCCGATGAACACACGCTCCCGACCATTGTTCGTGAAGGTGCAACGATCGGGGCGGGTTGTATTATCGGGAACGATCTTGAGATCGGTCGTTGGTCGATGGTCGGTATGGGCTCGGTAGTCACAAAGAACGTTCCTGATTTTCATTTGGTGATCGGCAGCCCAGCTCGTTCGATCGGAGCTGTTTGCAAATGCGGTCTACTCTTCCATCGATTCCCTGGACCCGAACTGCCAGAATACGCCTGCGAGTGCGGTTTGAAATACATGATCCACGGGACGAGTGTGTCTTCCGCAGATGACATTTGA
- a CDS encoding DegT/DnrJ/EryC1/StrS family aminotransferase gives MSTSSQSEAVVKLPSDQDATGRSFGSEELAALKEVIDSGVLITTKGKFGRMLERAFAEKMGVKHAFACNSGSAAVHTAIAAINPNPGDEIVTTSITDMGALTPIIFQGAVPVFADVCPKTLNVTAQTIESALSERTKAIIVTHLFGNPCRMKEIMELADSRGISVIEDAAQSFLATVNGRKAGTIGKVGAFSFQQGKQMTTGEGGMVVTDDDEIARRMFLFINKAWGYGDDNPDHYFIALNYRMTELQAALAFEQLKKLDNSVKQRQEMASLLDALIDDIDGIESYKPASDSTMTYWKYCLRVDDTKIQDGSVGLAKALKAYDVASAPRYVVKPAFKCQVFRDQNTFGDSHYPFNLARPEAVDYSDDKFPGTFKGLHDVLVLPINERYNEEHVHFLADSIREAVASVRIESVSQGRGECVVCAGNRCLN, from the coding sequence ATGTCAACATCATCACAATCTGAAGCCGTCGTTAAACTCCCATCGGATCAAGATGCCACAGGCAGAAGCTTTGGAAGCGAAGAACTCGCTGCTCTCAAAGAGGTCATTGATTCAGGGGTGTTGATCACTACAAAAGGAAAATTCGGCCGAATGCTTGAAAGAGCCTTTGCCGAAAAAATGGGTGTGAAACATGCCTTTGCCTGTAATTCGGGTTCGGCGGCTGTCCACACAGCGATCGCCGCGATCAACCCAAATCCGGGTGACGAAATAGTCACGACTTCGATCACCGATATGGGAGCTTTGACTCCGATAATTTTTCAAGGAGCGGTTCCCGTTTTTGCAGATGTATGCCCAAAGACCTTAAACGTGACCGCGCAGACGATCGAGTCTGCATTGAGCGAGAGGACAAAAGCGATAATAGTTACACATCTCTTTGGTAATCCGTGCCGGATGAAAGAGATCATGGAACTCGCCGATTCTCGCGGCATCTCGGTAATCGAGGACGCAGCACAGAGTTTCCTTGCAACAGTGAACGGACGAAAGGCAGGCACTATCGGTAAAGTCGGTGCATTTTCATTTCAACAGGGCAAGCAAATGACCACGGGCGAAGGTGGGATGGTGGTCACTGATGACGACGAGATAGCTCGCCGTATGTTCCTCTTTATCAACAAAGCCTGGGGTTACGGTGACGACAACCCGGACCATTATTTTATCGCTCTCAACTACCGAATGACGGAACTTCAAGCTGCTCTTGCTTTTGAACAACTCAAGAAGCTCGATAATTCGGTTAAGCAACGCCAGGAGATGGCTTCGCTGTTGGACGCGCTCATTGACGACATCGACGGAATTGAGAGTTACAAACCTGCGTCGGATTCGACAATGACTTATTGGAAGTACTGCCTTCGCGTCGACGACACAAAGATCCAAGATGGTTCTGTCGGACTCGCAAAGGCTCTGAAGGCATACGACGTGGCTTCGGCTCCGAGATACGTTGTTAAGCCCGCCTTCAAGTGTCAGGTATTTCGAGACCAAAATACCTTTGGGGATAGTCATTACCCGTTCAATCTGGCGAGGCCGGAAGCGGTGGATTATTCGGATGACAAGTTTCCCGGAACTTTCAAGGGCCTGCACGACGTACTCGTGCTCCCGATTAACGAAAGATACAATGAGGAACATGTTCATTTCCTAGCCGACTCGATCAGAGAGGCCGTTGCCTCGGTCAGAATCGAAAGTGTGTCTCAAGGAAGGGGTGAATGTGTGGTTTGTGCTGGAAATCGGTGTCTCAATTAA
- a CDS encoding VCBS repeat-containing protein codes for MRSLKSIRSRVFVILFNALITLSCFSAFQVPAEAAILNVPSTQFPTIQSAINAANRGDTIVVEAGRTYTENIVLKYKSTGTGYITIQSSALASLPAAGNRVGPSNASNMPRIQTSSNSPVFRTELSGSNPTGFYKLIGLEITRQSDSGQVSNLITLESPGQNALSKTPHDIIIDRCYVHGTATSATRRGVVLNSKDTKIIDSYFSEFHETGADSQAIAGWNGPGGYLISNNYLEAGSENVMFGGVDPGIPNLVPTDITIEHNYFFKPLSWRGRNPSWQVKNLFELKNARQVIVQNNVFENSWAEAQDGRGIHFSLRNQDGSAPWSVVEDVVFRYNIVKNVANGISFLVEDYTFSSRVQRNIEISNNLVLINGDSMGGSGWALLPSKGGSQVGQNFVIDHNTFIHLGSSAGNRFIDFQGSTFLSGLTVNNNIVAGNGGDIGRLARDGTAGTSAIAGAADSYTFNKNVLQRSSSGYPATSSYVSSVSAFGFQNFAGGDYSLRPNSPFRGTGTDGKDIGADIPGLNRRVACVPTGQRSNCVGASVRSDFDGDGRSDLSVFRPSDAVWYINRSTDGDSAIRFGLSQDKIAPADFDGDGKVDVAVFRPQEKLWYVLMSSTGSVDVRYFGSNGDVPVPADYDGDGKDDIAVWRPLNGTWYGLKSSDGSFFASPFGLSDDRTAVGDYDGDAMADLAVYRPSTGTWYIQRSTQGFIALRFGLSDDVIVPADFDGDGVTDISVFRPSNGTWYRLNSSNGQFSAFPFGWADDLPAPGDFDGDGKSDVAVFRRSNGVWYLQKSSEGFAAYHYGMDGDQPTFAAFVR; via the coding sequence ATGCGTTCACTCAAATCGATCCGATCCAGGGTTTTCGTAATCCTCTTCAATGCATTGATTACTTTGTCGTGTTTCAGCGCTTTTCAAGTTCCAGCAGAAGCTGCGATTCTAAATGTTCCAAGCACACAATTTCCAACGATTCAATCTGCGATCAACGCTGCGAATCGCGGCGACACGATCGTGGTTGAAGCCGGCAGAACCTATACCGAGAATATCGTTTTGAAATATAAATCGACGGGAACCGGGTACATCACTATTCAAAGTTCGGCGTTGGCATCGCTGCCTGCTGCTGGTAATCGGGTCGGACCGTCAAACGCTTCAAATATGCCGAGGATTCAGACGTCCAGTAATAGTCCGGTATTCAGGACCGAGCTCTCCGGATCCAATCCAACTGGCTTCTATAAACTGATCGGTCTCGAGATCACGCGACAGAGCGATTCAGGTCAGGTAAGTAATTTGATTACGTTGGAAAGCCCTGGGCAGAACGCGCTATCGAAGACCCCGCACGATATCATAATCGACCGTTGCTACGTTCACGGAACTGCAACGTCAGCCACCCGACGAGGGGTAGTCCTCAACTCCAAAGACACGAAAATAATAGACAGTTATTTTTCGGAATTTCACGAGACAGGAGCAGATTCGCAGGCGATTGCTGGATGGAACGGACCTGGAGGGTACCTAATTTCTAACAACTATCTGGAAGCGGGATCGGAAAACGTAATGTTCGGTGGTGTGGATCCAGGTATCCCGAATCTCGTGCCGACCGATATAACAATCGAGCACAATTATTTTTTCAAGCCATTATCTTGGCGAGGACGAAACCCGAGCTGGCAGGTCAAAAACCTCTTTGAACTGAAAAACGCACGCCAGGTAATTGTGCAGAATAATGTCTTTGAAAATAGTTGGGCCGAGGCGCAAGATGGCCGCGGAATTCACTTTAGTCTTCGCAACCAAGACGGGTCTGCACCATGGTCCGTCGTAGAGGATGTGGTTTTCAGATACAACATCGTGAAGAATGTTGCTAATGGAATATCGTTCTTAGTCGAAGACTATACGTTTTCAAGCCGGGTTCAGCGGAATATCGAGATCAGTAACAATCTTGTTTTGATCAATGGCGATTCAATGGGGGGTTCGGGCTGGGCATTGTTGCCGAGCAAGGGTGGATCGCAAGTCGGTCAGAATTTCGTTATCGATCACAATACATTCATCCATTTGGGCAGTTCGGCCGGCAATCGGTTTATCGACTTTCAAGGATCTACTTTCTTGAGCGGTCTGACGGTCAATAACAATATTGTTGCCGGTAACGGTGGCGACATCGGTCGCCTCGCTCGTGACGGCACCGCAGGAACTTCAGCGATAGCCGGGGCTGCCGATTCATACACCTTCAACAAGAACGTTCTACAGCGGAGTTCATCTGGGTATCCGGCAACATCGTCCTACGTTTCAAGCGTTTCCGCTTTTGGGTTTCAGAATTTTGCGGGTGGTGATTATTCGTTGAGACCAAACTCGCCCTTTCGAGGGACTGGGACGGATGGCAAAGATATCGGGGCGGACATTCCAGGACTGAACCGCAGGGTTGCATGTGTCCCGACAGGACAAAGAAGCAACTGTGTTGGGGCGAGCGTCCGAAGCGATTTTGATGGCGATGGTCGTTCAGATTTGTCCGTATTTCGACCGTCTGATGCCGTATGGTACATAAATCGGAGCACGGATGGCGATTCTGCGATCAGATTCGGACTTTCGCAAGATAAGATCGCTCCTGCCGACTTTGACGGAGACGGTAAAGTTGACGTCGCGGTATTCCGTCCACAGGAAAAGCTCTGGTACGTACTTATGAGTTCGACGGGTTCTGTCGATGTGCGTTATTTCGGATCCAATGGCGATGTCCCTGTTCCTGCGGATTATGACGGCGACGGCAAGGATGATATTGCGGTCTGGCGACCCTTAAACGGAACTTGGTACGGGCTCAAAAGTTCAGACGGGTCATTTTTTGCGTCACCGTTTGGCCTTTCAGATGATAGAACCGCTGTTGGTGATTATGACGGAGACGCGATGGCAGACCTCGCAGTATATCGCCCTTCGACAGGGACCTGGTACATTCAGCGTTCAACGCAAGGATTTATTGCTCTTCGCTTTGGCCTTTCAGACGACGTGATCGTTCCGGCGGATTTTGACGGTGACGGTGTTACCGATATTTCAGTGTTTAGGCCTTCAAACGGGACATGGTATCGGCTTAATTCATCAAACGGTCAATTTTCTGCGTTTCCATTCGGATGGGCCGATGATTTGCCAGCACCTGGAGATTTCGACGGCGATGGAAAATCAGACGTAGCGGTCTTCCGCCGATCGAATGGGGTTTGGTATCTTCAGAAAAGCAGCGAGGGATTTGCCGCGTACCATTACGGTATGGATGGTGATCAGCCGACATTTGCTGCATTCGTTCGATAG